From a region of the Acinetobacter calcoaceticus genome:
- a CDS encoding lysine exporter LysO family protein, with amino-acid sequence MQSFYLIIQIFLALASGYFLAPKLSLNIRQFIFKILPYFSYILLASVALELTLALDQIENPSAILPPAIIIALTTSFGSFFTCLLAYTIFDKESVKGKISLQLFVNALKNIAKAFLSLGIGVLLGAIVTQFNSHIAFNSWYLLLLFIFLIGIELAFTHFNRTWLSWKILIVPLAAFIGSCIAGFFNYFLLNKHFALNETLALAQGYGWYSMSGILFTQLHSAELGGIALLTDLFREIVAIFLMYTMGWRFPRSAISSAGATSMDVTLAMVKQSCGTHYVPHAMMSGLLLSLLAPLLISLFLNF; translated from the coding sequence ATGCAATCTTTTTATCTCATCATTCAAATTTTTTTAGCACTTGCTTCCGGCTATTTTCTAGCACCTAAATTATCTCTAAATATCCGACAGTTTATTTTCAAAATACTGCCCTATTTTTCTTATATTCTATTAGCAAGTGTCGCTTTAGAGTTAACACTAGCACTTGACCAAATTGAGAACCCTTCTGCCATACTTCCACCGGCTATAATCATTGCACTTACCACATCTTTTGGTTCTTTTTTTACGTGTTTATTGGCTTATACAATTTTTGATAAAGAAAGTGTAAAAGGAAAAATCTCACTTCAACTTTTTGTAAATGCTTTAAAGAATATTGCAAAAGCCTTTCTTTCCTTAGGCATCGGGGTTTTATTAGGAGCTATTGTCACTCAATTCAACTCACATATTGCATTTAATAGTTGGTATTTATTATTACTGTTTATTTTCTTAATTGGCATTGAGCTTGCCTTTACTCACTTTAATCGTACGTGGTTAAGCTGGAAAATTTTAATTGTACCTTTAGCTGCTTTTATAGGTTCATGTATTGCCGGTTTCTTCAACTACTTTTTGCTTAACAAGCATTTTGCACTAAATGAAACGTTAGCATTAGCGCAAGGTTATGGCTGGTACTCAATGTCAGGCATTTTATTTACGCAGTTACACTCGGCAGAACTAGGTGGCATCGCGTTATTAACTGATTTATTTAGAGAAATTGTTGCTATATTTTTAATGTATACAATGGGATGGCGTTTCCCACGCTCTGCTATCTCCAGTGCTGGCGCAACTTCAATGGACGTTACATTAGCAATGGTGAAACAGTCATGCGGTACACATTATGTACCACATGCCATGATGAGCGGCTTATTATTAAGCCTACTCGCCCCGCTATTAATTAGCTTATTCCTAAATTTTTAA
- the pyrF gene encoding orotidine-5'-phosphate decarboxylase, translating to MEESLLSIIVALDAKSQYDALKIVEQLDPTLCRVKVGKELFTHEGPSVVKKLQEQNFEVFLDLKFHDIPNTTAQAVCAAADLGVWMVNVHASGGRKMMETCVERLKAGNYQTQLIAVTVLTSMGLEDLKDIGLDVEPVEHVKRLAKLTKESGLDGVVCSAQEAKILRELIGQDFSLVTPGIRPEGTNADDQKRIVTPKQAMLDGSTHLVIGRPITKAEDPTAMLKSILTSIA from the coding sequence ATGGAAGAAAGTCTCTTGAGTATCATTGTTGCGTTAGATGCAAAAAGCCAATATGACGCTTTAAAAATTGTTGAACAACTTGATCCTACTTTATGCCGTGTAAAAGTGGGTAAAGAGCTTTTTACTCATGAGGGTCCATCTGTTGTAAAAAAACTTCAAGAACAAAATTTTGAGGTTTTTCTTGATCTCAAATTTCATGATATTCCAAATACTACTGCTCAGGCTGTTTGTGCAGCAGCTGACTTAGGAGTGTGGATGGTAAATGTCCATGCTTCAGGTGGTCGTAAAATGATGGAAACTTGTGTAGAGCGTTTAAAAGCAGGTAACTATCAAACTCAGTTAATTGCGGTCACAGTGTTGACTTCAATGGGGCTTGAAGATTTAAAAGATATTGGTTTGGATGTTGAACCGGTAGAGCACGTAAAGCGCTTAGCTAAACTCACTAAAGAAAGTGGCTTGGATGGTGTGGTTTGTTCTGCACAAGAAGCTAAAATTCTCCGCGAGTTGATTGGACAAGACTTCTCTTTGGTGACACCAGGTATTCGTCCAGAAGGAACAAATGCGGACGACCAAAAACGTATTGTAACTCCGAAGCAAGCTATGCTTGATGGTTCTACACATTTGGTCATTGGTCGACCGATTACTAAAGCAGAAGATCCAACAGCAATGTTGAAGTCTATTCTTACTTCAATTGCTTAA
- a CDS encoding lipopolysaccharide assembly protein LapA domain-containing protein encodes MRYILIALLIVVFGYSLALVLQNPTELSVDLLFTQVPAMRLGLLLLLTLVLGTVVGLLLGVQVFRVFQQSWEIKRLRKDIDHLRKEQIQSAQLAAAEAAANVRHEKTVLDVYPQDKNSTPL; translated from the coding sequence ATGCGTTATATTTTAATTGCATTGCTTATTGTTGTATTTGGTTATTCTTTAGCACTTGTATTGCAAAATCCAACAGAGCTTTCTGTTGATTTGTTATTTACCCAAGTTCCAGCTATGCGATTAGGCTTATTATTGCTACTCACATTAGTACTTGGAACGGTGGTTGGTCTTTTGCTAGGTGTACAGGTTTTCAGAGTGTTTCAACAAAGCTGGGAAATTAAACGTCTTCGTAAAGATATTGACCATTTGAGAAAAGAACAAATTCAAAGTGCTCAATTAGCAGCAGCAGAAGCCGCTGCAAATGTAAGACATGAAAAAACTGTTTTAGATGTTTATCCTCAAGATAAAAACTCTACTCCGTTATAA
- a CDS encoding integration host factor subunit beta, producing the protein MTTEALNKSDLIERIALKNPHLAEPLVEEAVKIMIDQMIEALSTDNRIEIRGFGSFALHHRDPRVGRNPKTGRSVEVAAKAVPHFKPGKALRDAVNESGK; encoded by the coding sequence ATGACTACTGAAGCTCTTAATAAGTCTGATTTAATTGAACGCATTGCGCTAAAAAACCCCCACTTAGCTGAACCTTTAGTGGAAGAGGCGGTTAAAATTATGATTGATCAAATGATAGAAGCCCTATCAACTGATAATCGAATTGAAATCCGTGGTTTTGGTAGCTTTGCTTTACACCACCGTGACCCAAGAGTTGGTCGCAATCCTAAAACGGGAAGATCAGTGGAAGTGGCAGCTAAAGCTGTTCCACATTTTAAACCTGGGAAAGCACTGCGTGATGCAGTCAACGAATCCGGGAAATAA
- the rpsA gene encoding 30S ribosomal protein S1, which yields MTESFAALFEESELNLNVEKGAVIQGVVVNIDSDWVTVDTGLKSEGIVDRAEFLNEQRELEVQVGDTVDVVVEALDNGMGQTVLSREKAKRAETWTKLEKIFEDGEIVTGVISGKVKGGFTVDIGPVRAFLPGSLVDTRPIRDTTHLEGKELEFKVIKLDAKRNNVVVSRRAVMEAESSADREALLAQLEEGQTVTGTIKNLTDYGAFVDLGGIDGLLHITDMAWKRIKHPSEVVEVGQEVTVKVLKFDRERNRVSLGLKQLGEDPWLAIMNRYPKGSIVKARVTNLTDYGCFAEIAEGVEGLVHVSEMDHTNKNIHPSKVVQIGDEVDVMVLEVDEERRRISLGIKQTRANPWEEFAKAHEKGEKVSGTIKSITDFGIFIGLNGGIDGLVHLSDISWNEQGEEAIRRYKKGDTVEAVILSVDAEGNRISLGIKQLNSDPFNDFLAANERGTLVKGTVTAVDARGATVKLADEVEATLKASEINRDRVEDATKFLEVGQEVEAKIINVDRKSRSINLSVKAKDEAEEKEAVATLRTVTTNQENGPKTIGDLIKAQMK from the coding sequence ATGACCGAATCTTTTGCAGCCCTCTTTGAAGAAAGTGAATTAAACCTCAACGTTGAAAAGGGTGCAGTCATCCAAGGTGTTGTTGTAAACATCGATAGCGACTGGGTAACTGTTGACACTGGCCTAAAGTCTGAAGGCATTGTTGACCGTGCTGAATTTTTAAATGAACAACGTGAACTTGAAGTTCAGGTTGGTGATACTGTTGACGTAGTTGTTGAAGCTCTTGACAACGGTATGGGTCAAACAGTTTTATCACGTGAAAAAGCTAAGCGTGCTGAAACTTGGACTAAACTTGAAAAAATCTTTGAAGATGGCGAAATCGTTACTGGTGTTATCTCTGGTAAAGTTAAAGGCGGTTTCACTGTTGACATCGGTCCTGTTCGTGCATTCTTACCAGGTTCATTAGTTGACACTCGTCCTATCCGTGACACTACTCACCTTGAAGGTAAAGAGTTAGAGTTTAAAGTAATCAAACTTGATGCTAAACGTAATAACGTTGTTGTATCTCGTCGTGCTGTTATGGAAGCTGAATCTTCTGCTGACCGTGAAGCATTACTTGCTCAACTTGAAGAAGGTCAAACAGTTACAGGTACTATCAAGAACCTTACTGATTACGGCGCATTCGTTGATCTTGGCGGTATTGATGGTCTTCTCCATATCACAGATATGGCTTGGAAACGTATCAAGCATCCTTCAGAAGTTGTTGAAGTTGGTCAAGAAGTTACTGTTAAAGTACTTAAATTTGACCGTGAGCGTAACCGTGTATCTTTAGGCCTTAAACAATTAGGTGAAGATCCATGGTTAGCGATCATGAACCGTTACCCTAAAGGTTCTATCGTTAAAGCTCGTGTAACTAACTTAACTGACTACGGTTGTTTTGCTGAAATCGCTGAAGGCGTTGAAGGTTTAGTTCACGTTTCTGAAATGGACCACACTAACAAAAACATCCACCCATCTAAAGTTGTTCAGATTGGTGATGAAGTTGATGTTATGGTTCTTGAAGTTGACGAAGAACGTCGTCGTATCAGCCTTGGTATCAAACAAACTCGTGCTAACCCATGGGAAGAGTTTGCTAAAGCTCATGAGAAAGGCGAAAAAGTATCTGGTACTATCAAGTCTATCACTGACTTTGGTATCTTCATCGGCTTGAATGGCGGTATCGACGGTTTAGTACACTTGTCTGATATTTCTTGGAACGAGCAAGGCGAAGAAGCTATTCGTCGTTACAAGAAAGGTGACACTGTTGAAGCTGTTATCTTGTCTGTAGACGCTGAAGGTAACCGTATCAGCCTTGGTATCAAGCAATTGAACAGCGATCCGTTCAATGATTTCTTAGCTGCTAACGAACGTGGTACTTTAGTTAAAGGTACTGTAACTGCAGTTGATGCTCGTGGCGCAACTGTTAAGTTAGCTGACGAAGTAGAAGCTACTCTTAAAGCTTCTGAAATCAACCGTGACCGCGTTGAAGATGCAACTAAATTCTTAGAAGTTGGTCAAGAAGTTGAAGCGAAAATCATCAACGTTGATCGTAAATCTCGCTCTATCAACTTGTCTGTTAAAGCGAAAGACGAAGCTGAAGAGAAAGAAGCAGTTGCTACTTTACGTACAGTAACAACAAATCAAGAAAATGGTCCTAAGACTATTGGTGATTTGATCAAAGCACAAATGAAGTAA